The following coding sequences lie in one Desulfomicrobium escambiense DSM 10707 genomic window:
- a CDS encoding Fic family protein, with protein MTLDTTQNRLAGYAFLIEQFDLRALPNWHTSSVSPTGTLRSTIQDGQVESVYPQSYWPGDGTGDHLEFALKYDGVNLGILSALFDVVPADEIAAWISSKPTGKYARRIWFLYEFLTGRELPLPDLTKGNYIELLEPDRYYTAAPGRRMQRQRVIDNLLGGNDFCPIIRRTEKLAAMEGIDLQKRCEEVVTSYPPELLRRALSYLYNKETKSSFEIEHIKPSASRIEKFIGLLEMAEHKDFCEKPLLIDVQNRIVDPRFRDTDYRANQNYVGQTISYQKQLVHYVCPKPDDLPELMAGLLAAHQVMKEGAVPTIIHAAAISYGFVFMHPFEDGNGRIHRFLIHNILFLRGEIPKGLMFPVSAAMLKNPALYDHSLEAFSNPLMRLVEYDLDDLGQMTVPDETGPLYRYIDMTAQAEALYDFVKLTIEHELVEELDFLASYDKTKQAIQEIVDMPDRLIDLFIQLCLQNNGRLSARKRESHFGFLTDDELADMENAVREGYARD; from the coding sequence ATGACATTGGACACGACACAGAACCGGCTGGCAGGCTATGCGTTTCTGATAGAGCAATTCGACTTGAGAGCTTTGCCGAACTGGCACACGTCCTCAGTCAGCCCGACGGGGACGCTGCGCTCTACTATTCAGGATGGGCAGGTGGAATCCGTCTACCCCCAGTCCTATTGGCCCGGAGACGGGACGGGAGACCATCTGGAGTTCGCCCTCAAGTACGACGGCGTGAACCTTGGCATCCTGTCGGCCCTTTTCGACGTGGTCCCAGCAGACGAGATAGCGGCCTGGATCAGCTCGAAACCGACCGGGAAATACGCCCGCAGGATCTGGTTCCTGTATGAATTCCTGACCGGGCGGGAACTCCCGCTGCCGGATTTGACCAAGGGGAATTACATCGAGCTGCTCGAGCCGGACCGTTACTACACCGCAGCGCCCGGCCGTCGCATGCAGCGTCAGAGAGTCATCGACAATCTGCTTGGCGGGAATGATTTCTGTCCCATCATCCGGCGCACCGAAAAGCTCGCCGCCATGGAAGGAATCGACCTGCAGAAACGGTGCGAAGAGGTCGTGACCTCCTATCCACCGGAGCTTCTCAGACGGGCACTAAGCTACCTGTATAACAAAGAGACCAAGTCCTCATTCGAGATCGAACACATCAAGCCGAGCGCCTCCCGGATAGAGAAATTCATCGGCTTGCTGGAGATGGCCGAGCACAAGGACTTTTGCGAGAAGCCTCTCCTGATCGACGTGCAGAACCGCATCGTCGATCCCCGATTTCGAGACACGGACTACCGGGCCAACCAGAACTACGTCGGTCAAACTATTTCCTATCAGAAGCAGCTCGTTCACTATGTCTGCCCGAAGCCCGACGACCTCCCGGAACTGATGGCGGGACTACTCGCTGCCCATCAAGTGATGAAGGAGGGCGCGGTCCCCACCATTATCCATGCCGCCGCCATCTCCTACGGATTCGTCTTCATGCATCCCTTTGAGGACGGCAACGGCCGTATTCACCGGTTTCTCATTCACAATATCCTGTTTCTGCGCGGCGAGATCCCGAAAGGGCTCATGTTCCCGGTCTCCGCCGCCATGCTGAAAAATCCGGCGCTTTACGATCACTCCCTGGAGGCGTTCTCAAACCCGCTGATGCGGCTGGTTGAATACGACTTGGACGATCTCGGCCAGATGACCGTGCCGGATGAGACCGGACCTCTGTACAGGTACATCGACATGACCGCTCAGGCGGAGGCGTTGTATGATTTCGTCAAGCTCACCATCGAGCACGAACTGGTGGAAGAACTCGATTTTCTGGCGAGTTACGACAAGACCAAGCAGGCCATTCAGGAGATCGTGGACATGCCTGACCGCCTCATTGATCTTTTTATCCAGCTCTGCCTGCAAAACAATGGTCGCCTTTCGGCGAGAAAGAGGGAATCGCATTTCGGGTTTCTGACCGATGACGAGTTGGCCGACATGGAAAATGCCGTCCGGGAAGGATACGCGAGGGACTGA
- a CDS encoding tyrosine-type recombinase/integrase produces MSNRTADLDLTGATEAFCARLSAEGRSPATIAAYRRDLALVARVADELAPGIVCREVTAGLLDQVFSAGAVTESERGPRSAASLHRMKAAVRAFFAWAAEAGVVDDNPARSIRMHRLPRKLPVFLTTAEKKRLLKELKGRTDFSALRDRAMIEVLLGTGIRLGELAALDMDDIDLDAKHLRVRAKGNVPQVKFIKTDLRTLLRRYLAERRRHGRPEMEALFLSNRDGRLCQRQIANRLAHWLRKAGIEKELTPHGLRHTFATHLYGATNDLLVVQRALGHRDVSTTQIYTHLVDGQLEEALERL; encoded by the coding sequence ATGAGCAACCGAACGGCTGACCTCGACCTGACGGGCGCGACAGAGGCGTTCTGTGCCCGCCTGTCGGCCGAAGGTCGCTCCCCTGCGACCATAGCCGCATACCGCCGAGACCTCGCCCTGGTGGCCCGCGTTGCCGATGAGCTGGCCCCGGGCATCGTCTGCCGGGAAGTCACGGCCGGGCTCCTCGACCAGGTGTTTTCCGCCGGGGCGGTCACCGAGAGTGAGCGAGGCCCACGCTCGGCGGCCTCGCTCCATCGGATGAAGGCGGCGGTGCGGGCGTTTTTCGCCTGGGCCGCCGAGGCGGGCGTGGTCGATGACAATCCGGCCCGGTCCATCCGCATGCATCGGCTGCCGAGAAAGCTGCCGGTCTTCCTGACCACCGCCGAAAAGAAACGTCTGCTCAAGGAGCTCAAAGGACGGACCGACTTCTCCGCGCTGCGCGACCGCGCCATGATCGAGGTGCTGCTGGGCACCGGGATCAGGCTTGGCGAGCTGGCCGCGCTCGACATGGATGACATCGACCTCGACGCCAAGCATCTGCGGGTGCGGGCCAAGGGGAATGTGCCGCAGGTCAAGTTCATCAAGACCGACCTCCGCACATTGCTGCGCCGTTACCTGGCCGAGCGCCGTCGACACGGCCGCCCGGAAATGGAAGCCTTGTTCCTGTCGAACCGGGACGGCAGACTCTGCCAGCGGCAGATAGCCAACCGGCTCGCCCACTGGCTGCGGAAGGCCGGGATCGAAAAGGAACTGACGCCGCACGGGCTGCGGCATACCTTCGCCACCCACCTCTACGGCGCGACCAATGACCTGCTCGTGGTGCAGCGGGCCTTGGGGCACCGGGACGTGTCCACCACCCAGATCTACACCCACCTCGTGGACGGCCAGCTTGAGGAAGCCCTCGAACGACTCTGA
- a CDS encoding phage portal protein family protein produces MESTAHQDEQPESLDTTGFVIAPLAAAAALDSAAFSKVNAAEAIPATWEERARKAWEYYVEEPLVKNCVNSWRTFAVGDEIKITSDDETLKEQALEAAWRLNISQFIKDMVLQLLVKGDAIGFKRFTKSGQDIEELVCVNPVSVKVKYAQGELIEARQFPEDTPGGGESIPLPVEQVVHLKWDAPAFSPRGNSLVLPAFQAIELLRDYRRAEQAIAKRWATPFRLLKVGGAFGQKMVMPDQRMLEQVRDMVNKMDMKSGLVVPFYVNVETHGTDGQVLNVEDKVKEVKEDIVVALGLSRSLVTGDGPNFATASVSMQKMMVMIREIKQAARKLLDWVFDDWMELNGHGDKSIQFIFNDLDPSDAVDFKKLLIELYDRKLISRSSLQLKMDLDPDIEAANRETERKQIDLMDEKQVKPVVDMVVSGILSVPRARKMLGIPAEDDEPTAEAALVWSGDLESTGIAAVCDECSHFIADTNHCRVHNSERTFDAPACRFIDRREPR; encoded by the coding sequence GTGGAAAGCACCGCCCATCAGGACGAACAACCCGAAAGCCTGGACACCACCGGCTTTGTCATCGCGCCGCTGGCCGCTGCGGCCGCGCTCGACTCGGCAGCCTTCAGCAAGGTCAACGCCGCCGAGGCGATTCCTGCCACCTGGGAAGAACGCGCCCGCAAGGCATGGGAATACTATGTCGAGGAGCCGCTGGTGAAGAACTGCGTCAACTCCTGGCGCACCTTCGCCGTGGGCGACGAGATCAAGATCACCAGCGACGACGAGACCCTCAAGGAGCAGGCCCTGGAGGCCGCCTGGCGGCTGAACATCTCGCAGTTCATCAAGGACATGGTTCTTCAGCTCCTGGTGAAAGGCGACGCCATCGGCTTCAAACGCTTCACCAAGTCCGGCCAGGACATCGAGGAGCTGGTCTGCGTCAACCCGGTTTCGGTCAAGGTCAAATACGCCCAGGGCGAGCTGATCGAGGCCCGGCAATTTCCCGAGGACACACCCGGCGGCGGCGAATCCATTCCGCTGCCCGTCGAGCAGGTGGTCCACCTCAAATGGGACGCACCGGCCTTCTCGCCCCGAGGCAACTCCCTCGTGCTTCCCGCCTTTCAAGCCATCGAACTGCTGCGCGACTACCGCCGGGCCGAACAGGCCATCGCCAAGCGCTGGGCCACGCCGTTCCGCCTGCTCAAGGTGGGTGGCGCGTTCGGCCAGAAGATGGTGATGCCGGACCAGCGGATGCTCGAACAGGTCCGCGACATGGTCAACAAGATGGACATGAAAAGCGGCCTGGTGGTCCCGTTCTACGTCAACGTCGAAACCCACGGCACCGACGGCCAGGTCCTCAACGTCGAGGACAAGGTCAAGGAGGTGAAGGAAGACATCGTGGTGGCCTTGGGGCTGTCACGCTCGCTGGTGACCGGCGACGGTCCGAACTTCGCCACCGCCTCGGTGAGCATGCAGAAGATGATGGTCATGATCCGCGAGATCAAACAGGCCGCTCGCAAGCTCCTCGACTGGGTGTTCGACGACTGGATGGAACTTAACGGCCACGGCGACAAGAGCATCCAGTTCATCTTCAACGACCTCGACCCCAGCGACGCGGTCGATTTCAAGAAGCTCCTCATCGAACTCTACGACCGCAAACTCATCAGCCGCTCCAGCCTCCAGCTCAAGATGGACCTGGACCCGGACATCGAGGCCGCCAACCGCGAGACCGAACGCAAACAGATCGACCTGATGGACGAGAAACAGGTGAAGCCGGTGGTGGATATGGTCGTCTCCGGCATCCTCAGCGTGCCTCGTGCTCGGAAGATGCTCGGGATTCCGGCCGAGGACGATGAACCCACGGCGGAGGCGGCATTAGTCTGGTCGGGCGACCTGGAGTCCACCGGCATTGCTGCCGTGTGCGACGAGTGCAGCCACTTCATTGCTGACACCAACCACTGCCGGGTCCACAACAGCGAGCGCACCTTCGACGCCCCGGCCTGTCGTTTCATCGACCGCCGGGAGCCCCGCTGA
- a CDS encoding minor capsid protein — translation MPSDLKQRIQAATLKSLTARNRYNDQVTAQLTQALKQAEDEVARAILQYRSLGSLPDNKLAALKGLEKLQLELDDTMKRLKREQTLVFRKTTKDSFKLGIQQGIGELADAALPFYADLKPEGIDKLATKVFTIVDTNALDFMVQYNLTLAGDVHRELADGIKRTILNGVATGKGADDIVRDMGKVIIDKDSFRQAGSRVFSKAQYRMEMIARTEVLRAHNMGRLKFHERVGIQKLEWLAMEDERMCPVCGGLDGKTFPIDKFPQQPAHPHCRCTNIVAWPMTVCGSEMATKAAAQASQGDACILPPHVLEGMAAAQAKENAKLKSAFETGDIADLGSLTVKQLQTLAKQNGVAIARTKADFIKLLDLAEPGIDHGDLAGAALSAKLKEHKIGLLRTKEELVELLGLKQAELKQAKLLAAQMAKIPPAEGLEGMTAQQLKEMAKENGISLNMTKQETIELLDKLEPGVDHSGLMGKELAAAKQKHGIGILKNKQQLVEALQKKAGADMAESVKKKAVDEAKQKLILKQKTALEDAAKAVVVPDTPTGYKDFLDAIAKAEQAVSGGTDLPQELLAAHSKEIALKKQLFQDQVGKLKSAELKTLAKETKVQYWQWANKDELTTLFTETDPAKIKAVQASIDTKHAAWAEKHGGKKKTAPAKPATPKKEPPKPAPQPSPVKPPEAKIGKKGAEFATVDSAWQQKGLPSKFKKTGKAAVGGAHEKEFWTDENGDKWLFKPIGRKDDEFIAFGEEAAYKIGRLIDPHSIEVRTIQLNGRTGSIQKWRTDLRDDFDFRNILPQDLTTIELEQIQREHVVDWLIANHDGHSKQFIRARDGRVYGIDKGQAFKFLGQDKLSFDYHPNGVCGEEEPFYNKVFRGAKEGKVRVDPNATLRYIQEVEKIADEDYLDLLRPYAEGRFSKDPAGMRHFYDLALERKHNLRRDFEGYYADVLGDRGFRFDKLSAATGKKKLLSSAEETLVEEARKLGWQGKTLPFDSGDVEDQNALIFTESFKGKKRTVVKMKIRPDTDRRIDEVLRRYVQTAVGEKGQPLVEDSFFPTILDAVKNVNFHVGDGKYNRTKIDKALRLRKKLETLQKNTDPKVKEMADHYLKWVKEIEESVDWDRATNGVFEQYLPKLDAQKPKEKPPFKVERGKVTHIKRRIGSGTITVEADDIDNRTLFNHNSRMQDGHQYTVTFEDGTRVRYRPWSDTNLYAQRGELEMFLDGDATPGRVEAMLEKLEQLGIDTRVATAENAEQMYLEKLAYIRKTDKSADYKRLQKSLDDRNASTTERVQALRGYWQKELGVQDITQLSGYNPLGEYQAGFLDRDAKGGYRHQFRFDITEEDLEKQMKGYSLVHDLTNGESMSGFIDMIMENNGAMVSTVEKMRMGVAPGGMSPVADMQTGGASYFFTRIKKQPASDASPALYFKKQMLRRMDAISYDHDAYGKVIDDYVQRNRGASIDDWKRFSQRHGNETIFKYSVTLLDNVEFIVARSDNERREIIQSFTRRGIKKLPDGRKVEDIVHTPQSWSKRKQ, via the coding sequence ATGCCGTCGGACCTCAAGCAGCGCATCCAAGCGGCCACACTGAAGAGTCTGACGGCCCGCAACCGCTACAACGACCAGGTCACGGCCCAGCTCACCCAGGCGCTCAAACAGGCCGAAGACGAGGTCGCCCGCGCCATCCTCCAGTACCGCTCCCTCGGCTCCCTGCCGGACAACAAGCTCGCCGCCCTCAAAGGGCTGGAAAAGCTCCAGCTCGAACTCGACGACACCATGAAACGGCTCAAGCGGGAGCAGACCCTGGTCTTTCGCAAGACAACCAAGGACTCCTTCAAGCTCGGCATCCAGCAGGGAATCGGCGAACTCGCCGACGCGGCGCTGCCGTTCTACGCCGACCTCAAACCAGAAGGCATCGACAAGCTGGCCACTAAGGTGTTCACCATCGTCGACACCAATGCCCTCGACTTCATGGTGCAGTACAACCTCACACTCGCCGGTGACGTTCACCGCGAACTCGCAGACGGCATCAAGCGCACCATCCTGAACGGCGTCGCCACGGGTAAGGGAGCCGACGACATCGTCCGGGATATGGGCAAGGTGATCATCGACAAGGACTCCTTTCGCCAGGCCGGAAGCCGGGTGTTCAGCAAGGCTCAGTACCGCATGGAGATGATCGCCCGCACCGAGGTCCTCCGCGCCCACAACATGGGCAGGCTCAAATTCCACGAGCGGGTCGGCATCCAGAAACTGGAATGGCTGGCCATGGAGGATGAGCGCATGTGCCCGGTCTGCGGCGGCCTGGACGGCAAGACCTTTCCCATCGACAAGTTCCCCCAGCAACCCGCGCATCCGCACTGCCGCTGTACCAACATCGTGGCCTGGCCGATGACCGTCTGCGGTAGCGAGATGGCAACCAAGGCCGCCGCCCAGGCATCGCAGGGGGACGCCTGCATTCTACCGCCCCATGTGCTGGAAGGCATGGCCGCCGCCCAGGCCAAGGAGAACGCCAAGCTCAAGAGCGCCTTTGAAACCGGCGACATCGCCGACCTCGGTTCGCTGACGGTCAAACAGCTCCAGACCCTGGCGAAACAGAACGGCGTGGCCATTGCCCGGACCAAGGCCGATTTCATCAAGCTGCTCGATCTGGCCGAACCGGGGATCGATCACGGTGACCTGGCCGGAGCGGCGCTCAGCGCCAAGCTCAAGGAACACAAGATCGGTCTGCTGCGGACCAAGGAAGAACTGGTCGAGCTGCTGGGACTGAAGCAGGCGGAACTCAAACAGGCCAAGCTGCTCGCCGCCCAGATGGCGAAGATCCCGCCCGCCGAGGGGCTGGAAGGCATGACCGCCCAGCAGCTCAAGGAGATGGCGAAGGAGAACGGCATCTCTCTCAACATGACCAAACAGGAGACCATCGAGCTGCTCGACAAGCTGGAGCCCGGCGTGGATCACAGCGGCCTGATGGGCAAGGAACTCGCGGCGGCCAAACAGAAGCACGGCATCGGCATCCTCAAGAACAAACAGCAGCTCGTCGAAGCGCTACAGAAGAAGGCCGGTGCCGACATGGCCGAGTCGGTCAAGAAAAAGGCGGTCGACGAGGCCAAGCAGAAGTTGATCCTGAAACAGAAAACGGCCCTCGAAGACGCCGCCAAGGCCGTGGTCGTTCCCGACACGCCGACCGGCTATAAGGATTTCCTCGACGCGATTGCCAAGGCGGAACAGGCGGTTTCCGGCGGCACCGATCTGCCCCAGGAGCTGCTCGCGGCCCACAGCAAGGAAATCGCCCTCAAAAAACAGCTCTTCCAGGATCAGGTCGGAAAACTGAAATCGGCAGAGCTCAAGACGCTCGCCAAGGAGACCAAGGTCCAGTATTGGCAGTGGGCCAACAAAGACGAGCTGACCACGCTCTTCACCGAGACCGACCCGGCGAAAATCAAGGCGGTTCAGGCCAGCATCGACACCAAGCACGCGGCCTGGGCCGAAAAGCATGGAGGCAAGAAGAAAACCGCTCCTGCCAAGCCCGCCACGCCGAAGAAAGAGCCGCCGAAACCGGCTCCACAGCCGAGCCCGGTCAAGCCGCCCGAGGCCAAGATCGGCAAGAAAGGCGCGGAGTTCGCCACAGTCGATTCAGCGTGGCAGCAGAAAGGTCTGCCGTCAAAATTCAAGAAAACCGGCAAGGCCGCAGTCGGCGGCGCACACGAAAAGGAGTTCTGGACCGACGAAAACGGCGACAAATGGCTGTTCAAGCCCATTGGCCGCAAGGATGATGAGTTCATCGCCTTCGGAGAGGAAGCCGCCTACAAGATCGGCCGCCTGATCGACCCCCATTCCATCGAGGTGCGCACCATCCAATTGAACGGCCGCACCGGCTCCATCCAGAAATGGCGTACCGATCTGCGGGACGACTTCGATTTTCGCAACATCCTGCCACAGGATCTGACCACCATCGAACTGGAGCAGATCCAGCGCGAGCATGTGGTCGACTGGCTGATCGCCAACCACGACGGACACTCCAAGCAATTCATCCGCGCCCGGGACGGTCGCGTCTACGGCATCGACAAAGGCCAGGCATTCAAGTTTCTGGGCCAGGACAAGCTCTCGTTCGACTATCACCCCAACGGCGTCTGCGGCGAGGAAGAGCCGTTTTACAACAAGGTCTTCCGGGGGGCCAAGGAAGGGAAGGTACGGGTCGATCCGAACGCGACCCTTCGCTACATCCAGGAAGTCGAAAAGATCGCCGACGAGGATTACCTCGATCTGCTGCGGCCATACGCCGAGGGACGGTTTTCCAAGGACCCGGCCGGGATGCGGCATTTCTACGATCTGGCCCTGGAGCGGAAACACAATCTCAGGCGGGACTTCGAAGGCTATTACGCCGATGTGCTGGGGGATCGGGGCTTCCGTTTCGACAAGCTGAGCGCCGCCACCGGGAAGAAAAAGTTGCTCTCCTCCGCCGAAGAGACCCTGGTCGAAGAGGCCCGCAAACTCGGCTGGCAGGGCAAGACGCTGCCCTTCGACAGTGGCGACGTGGAGGACCAGAACGCGCTGATCTTCACCGAGAGTTTCAAAGGGAAGAAGCGAACCGTGGTCAAGATGAAGATCCGGCCGGACACCGACCGCCGCATCGACGAGGTGCTGCGCAGGTATGTGCAGACGGCGGTCGGGGAAAAGGGACAACCGCTGGTCGAAGACAGCTTCTTTCCGACGATTCTGGACGCCGTCAAAAACGTCAATTTCCACGTGGGCGACGGCAAGTACAACCGGACCAAGATCGACAAGGCACTGCGCCTGCGCAAGAAACTGGAGACCCTGCAAAAGAACACCGACCCCAAGGTCAAGGAGATGGCGGACCATTATCTGAAATGGGTCAAGGAGATCGAAGAGTCCGTCGACTGGGACCGGGCCACCAACGGCGTATTCGAGCAGTACCTGCCCAAGCTCGACGCGCAGAAACCCAAGGAGAAACCGCCGTTCAAGGTGGAACGCGGCAAGGTGACCCACATCAAGCGCAGGATCGGTTCCGGCACCATTACCGTCGAGGCCGACGACATCGACAACCGGACGCTGTTCAATCACAACTCCCGCATGCAGGACGGACACCAGTACACCGTCACCTTCGAGGACGGCACCCGGGTCCGCTATCGCCCCTGGTCGGACACCAACCTCTACGCCCAGCGCGGCGAGCTGGAAATGTTCCTGGATGGCGACGCCACCCCCGGACGGGTCGAGGCGATGCTGGAAAAGCTCGAACAGCTTGGCATCGACACACGGGTGGCCACTGCGGAAAACGCCGAGCAGATGTACCTCGAAAAGCTCGCCTACATCCGCAAGACCGACAAGAGCGCTGATTACAAACGGCTGCAGAAATCGCTCGACGACCGCAACGCCAGCACCACCGAGCGTGTTCAGGCCCTGCGCGGCTATTGGCAAAAGGAGCTGGGCGTCCAGGACATCACCCAACTTTCCGGATACAACCCGCTGGGCGAATACCAGGCGGGCTTTCTGGACCGCGACGCCAAGGGCGGATACCGGCACCAGTTCCGGTTCGACATCACCGAGGAGGACCTGGAAAAACAGATGAAGGGCTATTCGCTGGTCCACGATCTGACCAACGGCGAGAGCATGTCCGGCTTCATCGACATGATCATGGAGAACAACGGAGCTATGGTCAGCACGGTAGAGAAAATGCGCATGGGCGTGGCTCCGGGCGGAATGTCCCCGGTGGCCGACATGCAGACCGGCGGCGCGAGCTATTTTTTCACCCGGATCAAGAAGCAACCGGCCAGCGACGCCTCACCGGCTCTCTATTTCAAGAAACAGATGCTGCGGCGCATGGACGCCATCAGTTATGACCATGACGCCTACGGCAAGGTGATCGACGACTACGTGCAGCGCAACCGGGGAGCCAGCATCGACGACTGGAAGCGGTTCTCGCAGCGCCATGGCAACGAAACCATCTTCAAATACTCGGTGACGCTGCTGGACAACGTCGAGTTCATCGTGGCCAGAAGCGACAACGAACGTCGGGAGATCATCCAGAGTTTCACCCGGCGCGGCATCAAGAAACTGCCCGACGGGCGCAAGGTGGAGGACATTGTCCATACCCCGCAAAGCTGGAGCAAACGCAAACAATGA
- a CDS encoding terminase large subunit domain-containing protein translates to MAVTDKERKLAATLSDPVLWGQAYLYNRDGSGRDYWPHQVEDLRCPAKNIIHLDGRDVGKSIVLSTDALHYAFTTRGGQGLIAAPHQGHLDTIIEEIEFQLDTNPDLMNSIALTKYGKPKIHRKPYFRLEFTNGSVLYFRPAGAYGDAFRSLHVGRVWVDEGAWLTERAWKALRQCLKAGGTLRIYSTPNGLRDTTYYRLTSSDQFHVFRWPSWLNPLWTEDREAELLEFYGGRDSSGWQHEVAGEHGKPSYGAFNVEQFNLCRQDLLEYQKIVITDSEMRDCDTEEAAHDRLEMLLNLTPRSGQFWVGGDLGYTNDPTEIVVFQELEIGERTLLKMILRVHLEHVSYPHIAQIIALLERYYTPAGIGVDNGGNGLAVVQELLTLDKYKGLELEGRLKGYDFGGMTRLAVRDGKEVKKRTKELMTSLINGALQRKQLIFPSDDLEVEDQFTTHTYTLRDGKIIYSKGNDHIIDAVRCAMLIREEGNLDPVGEEVVSLKPVLTNPVFI, encoded by the coding sequence ATGGCGGTAACCGACAAGGAGCGCAAACTTGCGGCGACCCTGAGCGATCCCGTGTTGTGGGGGCAAGCCTACCTCTACAACCGGGATGGCTCAGGCCGCGACTATTGGCCGCATCAGGTGGAGGACCTGCGCTGCCCGGCCAAGAACATCATCCACCTCGACGGCCGGGACGTGGGCAAGTCCATCGTGCTCTCGACCGACGCGCTCCATTACGCCTTTACCACCCGGGGCGGCCAGGGCCTCATCGCGGCTCCGCACCAGGGGCACCTCGATACCATCATCGAAGAGATCGAGTTCCAGCTCGACACCAACCCGGATCTGATGAACAGCATCGCCCTGACCAAGTACGGCAAGCCCAAGATCCACCGCAAACCCTACTTCCGGCTGGAGTTCACCAACGGTTCGGTGCTCTATTTCCGCCCGGCCGGGGCCTATGGCGACGCCTTCCGGTCCTTGCACGTGGGCCGCGTCTGGGTCGATGAAGGAGCCTGGCTGACCGAACGGGCCTGGAAGGCGCTGCGCCAGTGCCTCAAGGCCGGGGGGACGCTACGCATCTACTCAACGCCCAACGGCCTGCGCGACACCACCTATTACCGGCTCACCTCATCGGATCAGTTCCATGTGTTCCGCTGGCCGTCTTGGCTCAATCCCCTGTGGACCGAGGATCGCGAGGCCGAATTGCTGGAGTTCTACGGCGGCCGTGACAGCTCCGGTTGGCAGCACGAGGTGGCCGGTGAACACGGTAAGCCATCCTATGGGGCCTTCAATGTCGAGCAGTTCAACCTCTGTCGGCAGGATCTGCTGGAGTACCAGAAGATCGTCATCACCGATTCCGAGATGCGCGACTGCGACACCGAGGAAGCGGCCCACGACCGGCTGGAGATGCTGCTCAACCTCACGCCCCGCAGCGGTCAGTTCTGGGTCGGCGGCGACCTGGGCTACACCAACGATCCCACCGAGATCGTCGTATTCCAGGAGTTGGAGATCGGCGAGCGGACGCTGCTGAAGATGATCCTGCGCGTTCATCTCGAACACGTTTCCTACCCGCACATCGCCCAGATCATCGCGCTGCTGGAGCGTTACTACACCCCGGCGGGCATCGGCGTGGACAACGGCGGCAACGGCCTGGCCGTGGTCCAGGAGCTGCTCACCCTGGACAAGTACAAAGGGCTGGAGCTGGAAGGCAGGCTCAAGGGATACGACTTCGGCGGCATGACCCGGCTGGCGGTCCGCGACGGCAAGGAAGTCAAGAAGCGGACCAAGGAGCTGATGACCAGCCTCATCAACGGAGCCCTGCAGCGCAAGCAGCTCATTTTCCCCTCGGACGATCTGGAGGTGGAAGACCAGTTCACCACCCACACCTACACCCTGCGGGACGGCAAGATCATCTATTCCAAGGGCAACGACCACATCATCGACGCGGTGCGCTGCGCCATGCTGATCCGGGAGGAAGGCAACCTCGACCCGGTCGGCGAAGAGGTGGTCTCGCTCAAGCCGGTGCTCACCAATCCGGTCTTCATCTGA